In Pseudomonas sp. LRP2-20, the genomic window GCGGTCGGCGCGGCTGCCCATCTGCAGGCGGGTCATGTCCTGGCCTTCGAGGGCGCGCAGGGCCTGGCCGACCTGGCCCTGGGTAAGGTTCATGACCGGCTCCCGGCTGGTCTTCTGGTTACAGGCCAGGACCAGGGCGTTGAGGGTCAGCGGGTAGCTTTCCGGGCTGGTCGCCTGCTTTTCGATCAGCGCGCCGAGAATGCGGATCTCGATGCTGCTGAAGCGGCCTTCGCCTGCGGTTTCGTGTTCTGACATGGCCCTGTCTCATTGCTGGGGAAAGGCCACTAGCGTAGGTAAAGCGCCTGGCTTAAGCAATCCACAGGTAGTACACCCACCTCAGGGCCAGTGCAGTACCTGTGGGAGCGGGCTTGCCCGCGAATGGGCCGCAAAGCGGCCCCGGCAAACTCAAGCGCTGCGCCGCTCCTGCGCCAGGCAAGCCGCTGCGGTAAACAGCACGTCCGTGGAGGAATTCAGCGCCGTCTCCGCCGAATCCTGCAGCACGCCAATGATGAAGCCCACCGCCACCACCTGCATGGCAATTTCGCCAGGGATGCCAAACAGGCTGCACGCCAGCGGAATCAGCAGCAGCGACCCACCAGCCACGCCTGAAGCGCCACAGGCGCAGATCGCCGCCACCACGCTGAGCAGCACCGCTGTCGGCAAGTCGACCGGAATGCCCAAGGTATGCACTGCCGCCAAGGTCAGTACGGTGATGGTGATCGCCGCGCCTGCCATGTTGATGGTCGCCCCCAGCGGGATCGACACCGAATAGGTGTCCTCATGCAGGCCCAGGCGCTCCGACAGCGCCAGGTTGACCGGAATGTTGGCCGCCGAACTGCGGGTGAAGAACGCCGTGATGCCGCTTTCACGCAGGCACAGCAACGTCAGTGGGTAAGGGTTGCGGCGGATCTTCCAGAACACGATCAGCGGGTTCATCACCAGCGCCACGAACAGCATGCAGCCGATCAGCACGCCCAGCAGGTGCAGGTAGCCGAGCAGGGCGCTCAGGCCGGACTGGGCCAGGGTCGAGCTGACCAGGCCGAAGATGCCCAGCGGGGCAAAGCGGATGACCACGCGCACGATCAGGGTCACGCCATTGGACAGGTCCTCGACCACGGTGCGGGTGGTCTGGCCAGCATGGCGCAAGGCCACGCCCAGGCCGATGGCCCAGGTCAGCACGCCGATGAAGTTGGCGTTGATCAAGGCGTTGATCGGGTTGTCGACTGCGCTCAGCAGCAGGTTCTGCATCACCTCGGTGATGCCGCCTGGCGCGCTCAGGGTGGCCTCGCCGGTGCTCAGGGCCAGATGCGAAGGGAACAGCATGCTGGCGACCACCGCCACCACGGCGGCGGCGAAGGTGCCCAGCAAGTACAGCCAGAGGATCGGCCGGATATGGGTTTCCTGGCCGTGGCGGTGATTGGCGATCGAGGCCATGACCAGGATGAACACCAATACCGGTGCGACCGCCTTGAGGGCGCTGACGAACACTTTGCCGAGGAAGGCCAGGTCGCGGGCGATGGCAGGGGCCAGCAGGGCCAGGGCGATACCGGCGACCAGGCCGATGACGATCTGGGTCACCAGGCTGGTGCGGTTCAAGAGGTGGAAAACAGGTGTCATGTGCAGCGCAGTCTCGGAATCTTCAAAGGGCGCGACTCTAGCACAATCAGGCCCGGCCCTTTCGCGCCGAACCGCCACGAAAAAGCCGCCATCACTACCAGTGGAACAGCTCCCGCCGCGCCCCCTCGGTAATTGCCACGATCCCCGGATGCTTGACCTTGCGCTCCACCGAAATGGCATAGAACGACTCATGCACCGCCTCGGTCTGGCCGATCAGCTCGACGCCATACTGCCGGCACACTTCCTCGGCAATCACGCTGGGCGCAACGAAAACTCCGCTGCCCGACTGCCCGAACGCCTGCATCAGCGCACTGTCGTCGAACTCACCGATAATCTGCGGCTGCACCTGCTGCTCGCCCAGCCAGCGCAACAGGCGGCTGCGCACCACGGTTTCCGGGCCGGGAATCAGCAGTGGGGCATCTTGCAGGCAGGCGGGGAAGGGGCCAGCATGCTGCCTGGCCAGGGCCGGGGTGGCGAAAAAGCTCAGGCCACATTCGCCAAGCTTCTGGCTATAGCCCTTGATGTCCAGGTGGCTGGGCATCGGGCTGTCGGAAATCACCAGGTCCAGGCGCTGAATCGCCAGGTCCGCCAGCAACCGTTCGAGTTTGTCTTCGCGGCAGCTGATGCGCAGCGCCTCGTCCAGCTCCATGGTCGGTGCCAGCAGGCGATAGACGATCGACTTCGGCACCACATCAGCCACCCCCACGCGGAACAGTATCTGCTCCTGCGGGCCGGCCCTGAGCATGGCCTCCAGTTCGCTGCCGATCTGGAACATCTGCTCGGCATAAACCAGCGCCTGACGGCCGGTTTCGGTCAGCTCCAGTTGCCGGCCGACGCGCTGGAACAGCTCCAGCCCGTAGGTCTGCTCGAACAGGCTGATCTGCCCGCTGATGGTCTGCGGAGTCAGGTTCAGCTGCTCGCTGGCGCGGGCGATGCTGCCGGTCTTGGCCACGGCCCAAAAGTAGTGGAGCTGGCGATAGTTGAGCACGCAAGCGGGTCCCGATTCGAAAAAACCGAAGTATACACACTGGAAATACGAATTTTCCTGAGGTATTGGCGTCTTTAGAATGCGTTCCCATCAGGCGCTTCGCGCCGCCGGGATTTTTCAAGCGAGGACACCATGCTGCAACTCAAATCCATTGGCACTCCGCTGGTGCTGGCCTTGGCACTGTTGACCCTGGCCGGTTGCGACCAGGCCGAGAAGTCCGCCCAGCAGATGCTCGACCAGGCCGCAAAGTCG contains:
- the sstT gene encoding serine/threonine transporter SstT, whose amino-acid sequence is MTPVFHLLNRTSLVTQIVIGLVAGIALALLAPAIARDLAFLGKVFVSALKAVAPVLVFILVMASIANHRHGQETHIRPILWLYLLGTFAAAVVAVVASMLFPSHLALSTGEATLSAPGGITEVMQNLLLSAVDNPINALINANFIGVLTWAIGLGVALRHAGQTTRTVVEDLSNGVTLIVRVVIRFAPLGIFGLVSSTLAQSGLSALLGYLHLLGVLIGCMLFVALVMNPLIVFWKIRRNPYPLTLLCLRESGITAFFTRSSAANIPVNLALSERLGLHEDTYSVSIPLGATINMAGAAITITVLTLAAVHTLGIPVDLPTAVLLSVVAAICACGASGVAGGSLLLIPLACSLFGIPGEIAMQVVAVGFIIGVLQDSAETALNSSTDVLFTAAACLAQERRSA
- the nhaR gene encoding transcriptional activator NhaR, translating into MLNYRQLHYFWAVAKTGSIARASEQLNLTPQTISGQISLFEQTYGLELFQRVGRQLELTETGRQALVYAEQMFQIGSELEAMLRAGPQEQILFRVGVADVVPKSIVYRLLAPTMELDEALRISCREDKLERLLADLAIQRLDLVISDSPMPSHLDIKGYSQKLGECGLSFFATPALARQHAGPFPACLQDAPLLIPGPETVVRSRLLRWLGEQQVQPQIIGEFDDSALMQAFGQSGSGVFVAPSVIAEEVCRQYGVELIGQTEAVHESFYAISVERKVKHPGIVAITEGARRELFHW